A stretch of the Fusobacterium varium genome encodes the following:
- a CDS encoding putative membrane protein codes for MNNKNSISKEKIEENSVLFVACYMGRLILQNGGETYRTEETIRRTCEHYGIKANSFATLNTIITSIDSFDGKRYSKVDRIDLRTLNLDKVDRLNHIARNLDEYKISEVKEKIMEIEAENKMSFRKKILGNVLVGSAFAILFKGGIRDSIVALISTFILACTDELIKDLKLNNFFVNFIGGVTAAIISLTFFKFNFIEDISISIISALMLLVPGISFTNSIRDIIAGDFVSGISRGVEAVTTGIALASGSGMILSIFL; via the coding sequence ATGAATAATAAAAATAGTATTTCAAAAGAAAAGATAGAAGAAAATAGTGTCCTTTTTGTAGCATGTTATATGGGGAGATTAATACTGCAAAATGGTGGTGAAACTTATAGAACAGAAGAAACTATAAGAAGAACATGTGAGCACTATGGAATAAAAGCAAATAGTTTTGCTACTTTAAATACTATAATTACTTCAATAGACTCTTTTGATGGAAAAAGATATTCAAAAGTAGATAGGATAGATTTAAGAACCTTGAATTTAGACAAGGTAGACAGATTGAATCATATAGCCCGAAATCTTGATGAATATAAGATATCAGAAGTTAAAGAAAAAATAATGGAAATAGAAGCTGAAAATAAAATGAGTTTTAGAAAAAAAATACTAGGAAATGTATTAGTTGGAAGTGCATTTGCTATACTTTTTAAAGGAGGGATAAGAGACAGTATTGTAGCTCTTATCTCTACCTTCATCCTTGCATGTACAGATGAGCTTATAAAGGATTTGAAGTTAAATAATTTTTTTGTTAATTTTATTGGTGGAGTAACAGCAGCTATAATTTCATTGACATTTTTCAAATTTAATTTTATAGAGGATATATCTATTTCTATAATCTCTGCTTTGATGCTTCTTGTTCCAGGTATATCTTTTACTAATTCAATAAGAGATATTATAGCTGGAGATTTTGTTTCAGGAATATCAAGAGGGGTAGAAGCTGTAACTACAGGGATAGCGTTAGCTTCAGGATCAGGAATGATACTTTCTATTTTTCTTTGA
- a CDS encoding putative murein peptide carboxypeptidase codes for MLGNKLKKGDTLGIIAPASFTSIDKVESAKNNLEKMGFKVILGESTKSRWYSYAGPEEIRVKDINDFFADPNIDGIICMRGGYGCNRLIEMVDYSIIKKNPKIFIGYSDITTLHMAIFQKTGLITFHGPMAVSNFSGEYNEDTYKSFEEVLMNENDELVLKNFSKELGVLCEGIGEGEIIGGNLATLIASLGTDYDVDYTGKILFLEEIGEKTYKIDRMLNQLKKFKVFEKINGIILGDFRNCPADSENDMSLMEVFKDYLSNLKIPVVYDFESGHSEPMITLPLGAKVKINTSVKEIKILEKVVR; via the coding sequence GTGTTAGGAAATAAACTTAAAAAAGGTGATACCTTGGGTATTATTGCACCAGCAAGCTTTACTTCTATTGATAAAGTAGAAAGTGCAAAAAATAATCTTGAAAAAATGGGATTTAAAGTTATTCTTGGAGAAAGTACTAAAAGCAGATGGTATTCATATGCTGGTCCAGAAGAAATAAGAGTAAAAGATATAAATGATTTTTTTGCTGATCCCAATATAGATGGAATAATTTGTATGAGGGGTGGATATGGATGCAATAGACTAATAGAAATGGTAGATTATTCCATCATCAAAAAAAATCCTAAAATTTTTATAGGATACAGTGACATAACAACTCTGCATATGGCAATTTTCCAAAAAACAGGACTTATAACATTTCATGGACCTATGGCTGTAAGTAATTTTTCTGGTGAATATAATGAAGATACTTATAAAAGTTTTGAAGAAGTACTTATGAATGAGAATGATGAATTGGTATTAAAAAATTTCTCAAAAGAATTAGGAGTGCTTTGTGAAGGAATAGGAGAAGGAGAAATAATAGGTGGAAATCTAGCTACTTTGATAGCAAGTCTTGGAACAGACTATGATGTTGATTATACTGGAAAAATACTTTTCTTAGAGGAAATAGGAGAAAAAACATATAAAATAGACAGAATGCTGAATCAATTAAAAAAATTCAAAGTCTTTGAAAAAATTAATGGAATCATACTTGGAGATTTTAGAAATTGTCCAGCAGATTCTGAAAATGATATGTCTTTGATGGAAGTGTTTAAAGACTACCTTTCAAACTTAAAAATACCTGTAGTTTATGATTTTGAATCTGGGCATAGCGAACCTATGATAACTCTTCCTTTAGGAGCAAAAGTAAAAATAAATACATCAGTAAAAGAAATAAAAATATTAGAAAAGGTTGTAAGATAA